A window of the Azospirillum formosense genome harbors these coding sequences:
- a CDS encoding glutathione S-transferase N-terminal domain-containing protein, translating into MKLRWSPTSPYVRKVAMVLIECGLESTVERQVTNAWAPDTDLPADNPLGKVPALILDDGSALYDSPVIAEYLDSLHDGPRLFPAAGPARWTALRQQALADGICDAAILRRLELQRPDGERSDSWADRQRRAVARALDVLEAEAPALDGTLTIGTLSILVALGYLDFRYGHEDWRVGRPELAAWFASASDLDSFRRTAPPPA; encoded by the coding sequence ATGAAGCTGCGCTGGAGCCCGACCTCGCCCTACGTCCGCAAGGTCGCGATGGTCCTCATTGAATGCGGGCTGGAGTCGACGGTCGAGAGGCAGGTGACCAACGCCTGGGCGCCGGACACCGACCTGCCGGCGGACAACCCGCTGGGCAAGGTGCCGGCCCTGATCCTGGACGATGGTTCGGCGCTCTACGACAGCCCGGTGATCGCGGAGTATCTGGACTCGCTGCACGACGGCCCGCGCCTGTTCCCGGCCGCCGGCCCGGCGCGCTGGACGGCGCTGCGCCAGCAAGCCCTGGCCGACGGCATCTGCGACGCCGCCATCCTGCGCCGCCTGGAGCTTCAGCGGCCGGACGGCGAGCGTTCCGACTCCTGGGCGGACCGCCAGCGCCGCGCCGTGGCCCGCGCGCTCGACGTGCTTGAGGCGGAGGCGCCGGCCCTCGACGGCACGCTGACCATCGGCACGCTGTCCATCCTGGTGGCGCTCGGCTACCTCGACTTCCGGTACGGGCATGAGGACTGGCGGGTTGGCCGTCCGGAGCTGGCGGCGTGGTT
- the gloB gene encoding hydroxyacylglutathione hydrolase — protein MDIHLIPAFNDNYIYLLRDPASGAVGVVDPGDAQPVLAELERRGWTLTHIFNTHHHNDHIGGNHTLKARYGADVIGPRADVARIPDMETCLGEGETISFGSHTAQVFFVPGHTSGHIAFWFPQAKALFSGDTLFALGCGRLFEGTPAQMWTSLVKLRGLPDDTRVYCGHEYTLSNARFAVTVEPDNAALKARAAEIAAQRERGEPTIPSTLGVEKATNPFLRADVPEVQAALGMAGADPAAVFAEIRGRKDRF, from the coding sequence ATGGACATCCACCTGATTCCGGCGTTCAACGACAACTACATCTACCTCCTGCGCGACCCGGCCAGCGGCGCCGTGGGCGTCGTCGACCCCGGCGACGCGCAGCCCGTGCTGGCGGAGCTGGAGCGGCGCGGCTGGACGCTGACGCACATCTTCAACACCCACCACCACAACGACCACATCGGCGGCAACCACACGCTGAAGGCGCGCTATGGCGCCGACGTGATCGGACCGCGCGCCGACGTCGCCCGCATTCCCGATATGGAGACGTGCCTGGGCGAAGGCGAGACCATTTCGTTCGGATCGCACACCGCGCAGGTGTTTTTCGTCCCCGGCCACACCTCCGGCCACATCGCCTTCTGGTTTCCGCAGGCCAAGGCGCTGTTCAGCGGCGACACGCTGTTCGCCCTCGGCTGCGGGCGGCTGTTCGAAGGCACGCCGGCCCAGATGTGGACCTCGCTGGTCAAGCTGCGCGGGCTGCCGGACGACACCCGCGTCTATTGCGGCCACGAATACACCCTGTCCAACGCCCGCTTCGCCGTGACGGTGGAACCGGACAACGCCGCCCTGAAGGCACGCGCGGCGGAGATTGCCGCGCAGCGCGAGCGCGGGGAGCCGACCATCCCCTCGACGCTGGGCGTCGAGAAGGCCACCAATCCCTTCCTGCGCGCCGACGTGCCGGAGGTCCAGGCCGCCCTTGGCATGGCCGGAGCCGATCCGGCGGCGGTCTTCGCCGAGATCCGCGGCCGCAAGGACCGCTTTTAG